DNA from Candidatus Polarisedimenticolia bacterium:
TCGCGGCCGGTGCGCGAGGGGGGGATGACCCCCTACGAGATCATGCTGTCGGAATCGCAGGAGCGCATGCTCGTGGTGGTGCGGCGCGGCGCGGAGGAGCGCATCCGCGAGGTGTTCCGCAAGTGGGACCTCGAGTCGGTGCCGGTCGGGACCGTCACCGAAGGGGGCCGCCTCAAAGTTCGCTTCCGCGGAGCCAAAGTGGCCGATATTCCGGTGAAGCCGATTTCCGAAGGGGCCCCGGTCTTGAAGCGGCCGACGCGTCCGCAGGAAAATGGCGCGCCCCTCGATCTCGCGCGGCTGAAGGACGTGGCGAATCCGCTGCGGGCGCTGAAAGGGCTTCTGGGAAGCCTGAACCTTTGCAGCCGCGACTGGATCTATCGCCAGTACGATCACATGGTCCGCACCAACACGATCGTCAGGCCCGGATCGGATGCTGCTGTGATCCGCATCAAAGGCTCGCCGCACGCGCTGGCCCTGACCACCGACTGCAACAGCCGCTACTGCATGCTGGACCCGCGCGCCGGCGCGCGTCAGGCGGTGGCCGAGGCGGCGCGCAACCTGGCCTGCTCCGGAGCGGTGCCGCAGGCCCTCACCGACTGCCTGAACTTCGGCAATCCAGAGCGGCCTGAGGTGATGTGGCAGTTCTCCGAGTGCGTCGACGGCATCACGGAAGCCTGCCACGCGCTGGAGATCCCGGTCGTGAGCGGCAACGTCTCGTTCTACAACGAGACCGAAGGCAAGGGAATCTATCCGACCCCGACGATCGGGATGGTCGGAATCATCGAGGATGCGCGGGCCGCGGTCCAGAGCAGCTTCCAGAGGGAAGGGGACCTGGTCGTCCTGCTGGGACGCATGGGGGAGGAGCTCGGCGGATCGGAATATCTTTTCCAGGCGCACCATCGGGAGGAGGGTCCGCCTCCGGCCCTCGACCTGGCCCTTGAAGAAGCCGTGCAGTACGCTTGCATCGAGGCAATCGGCGAGGGGCTGATCAGCTCGGCGCACGATTGCAGCGACGGGGGCTTCGCGGTGGCGCTGGCGGAGTGCTGCATCCAGCGCGACGCCGGAGTCGGGGCGGAGGTCGAGATTCCTGCGGGAGCGAGGCTCGACGCCCTGCTGTTCGGCGAGACGCAGTCGCGCATCCTCCTGTCCTTGCCGCAGGCCTCTCTGGCGCGCATCGAGAAGATCTGCGAGGAGCGCGAGGCGCCGCTGGCGGTGCTCGGGAAGGTCGGCGGAAACAAGATGAAGGTCACGGTCGGCGGCGAGGTGGCGCTGCAGCCCGCCGTGTCGGAGCTGCGCAAGATCTGGCGCGATGCGCTGCCGGAATGGATGGGATAAGATGGCCGCTCCCATGAGAAACGTCAGGATCGAGGACGATCGATTCCACGATGAGTGCGGCGTGTTCGGGGTCTTCGGGCACCCGGAGGCCGCGCACCTCACCTACCTGGGGCTGCACGCGCTGCAGCACCGGGGCCAGGAATCGGCCGGAATCGTCTCCTCCGACGGAGCGCGGCTGTTTGCCGAGCGCGGCATGGGACACGTCGGCAAGGTGTTCACCAAGGCCCACCTCGAGCGGCTGGTGGGCAACATGGCCATCGGGCACGTGCGCTACTCCACCGCCGGCGAGAGCAAGCTGATCAACGCGCAGCCCTTGCGCATCGAGAGCCATCGCGGCGAGATGGCGATTGGGCACAACGGCAACCTGGTCAACGCGGCGCGCGTCCGCGGCGAGCTGGAGCGCAGCGGGTCGATCTTCCAGACCACTTCCGATACCGAGGTGGTCCTCCACCTGATCGCCCGGTCCCAGGCGGAGACGCTGGAGGAAGCCATCGTCGATGCCCTCAAGCAGGTGGAAGGGGCTTTCTCCCTCGTCTTCCTGTTCCCGGGGAAGCTGATCGCCGTGCGCGACCCGCGCGGGTTCCGGCCGCTGTCGCTCGGGAGGCTCGGCTCGGCCACGCTGGTGACCTCCGAATCGTGCGCTCTGGACCTGATCGACGCCGAATTCGTTCGCGACATCAAGCCGGGGGAGATGATCGTGGTGACGGAGGACGGAACCGCCTCCTACCATCCCTTCCCGGAGGCGGCGCCGGCCCCCTGCATCTTCGAGTATGTCTATTTCGCCCGTCCCGACAGCCAGCTCTACGGCCGCAGCGTCAACCTGGTGCGCAAGAGACTGGGCCGGGAGCTGGCCATCGAGCAGCCGGCGGATGCCGACCTGGTCGTGCCGGTCCCCGACTCCGGGGTCTCCGCCGCGCTCGGGTATTCGGAGCAGTCGGGCATCCCCTTCGAGCTGGCGCTGGTGCGCAATCACTACATCGGCCGGACCTTCATCGAGCCGCGCCAGTCGATCCGCCACTTCGGAGTGAAGCTGAAGCTGAATCCCGTGCGCCATCTGATCGCCGGGAAACGCATCATCCTGGTCGACGACAGCATCGTGCGCGGGACCACGAGCCGGAAGATCGTCGCGATGGTGCGGGCCGCCGGCGCCCGGGAGATCCACATGCGCATCTCCTGCCCGCCGACGACCGGCCCGTGCCACTACGGAATCGACACGCCGCGCCGCTCGGAGCTGATTGCCTCGAGCCAGTCCGTGCAGGAGATCTGCGGCTTCATCCAGGCGGATTCTCTCGGCTACCTGAGCCGGGAGGGGATGTACCGCGCCGTGGGAGACCCCCAATCCACCTTCTGCGACGCCTGCTACACCGGGAACTACCCGGTTCCCGTGCCGCGCGATGCGCGCAGCGGCGTGCGCGGCGTGGTGCGCAACGGCGTCAAATCGCGCTGATGCGGCACCTCACGAGATTCCTGGCGCTGCTCCTGCTGATCGCGGGCCTCCTCGAGGCCGTTCCCGCCATGCCTGGCGCCGGGCAATGCGCGATGCCATGCTGCAAAAGAACCGGCCGCGGTCCCTGCTGCCCGCGTGAAGCGGGCCTCGCGAGGAAAGGCGCGGAGCAGGGCTGCCGCCTGTCGGCCTGCGCGCAGCCCTTTCGGGAAGCCACACCGTGGCGCGACGCCATGCCCGCCGTGCTCCGTCCGGCCGCTCCCGGCGAGGCGGCGCCCCCGGCCCCCTTGGTTCCCGCCTTTTCGCCCCAACGTCTCCTGGAACGATTCTCGGCTCCTCCGGCGCCGCCTCCTCGAGATCTCCCGGCCTGAAGCACTCTTGATCCGGGACCCTCGGCCCTCGCTGCGCGGCCGCGCGCACGGCGGGCCGGATTCTTCCAGGAGGA
Protein-coding regions in this window:
- a CDS encoding AIR synthase related protein translates to MLSESQERMLVVVRRGAEERIREVFRKWDLESVPVGTVTEGGRLKVRFRGAKVADIPVKPISEGAPVLKRPTRPQENGAPLDLARLKDVANPLRALKGLLGSLNLCSRDWIYRQYDHMVRTNTIVRPGSDAAVIRIKGSPHALALTTDCNSRYCMLDPRAGARQAVAEAARNLACSGAVPQALTDCLNFGNPERPEVMWQFSECVDGITEACHALEIPVVSGNVSFYNETEGKGIYPTPTIGMVGIIEDARAAVQSSFQREGDLVVLLGRMGEELGGSEYLFQAHHREEGPPPALDLALEEAVQYACIEAIGEGLISSAHDCSDGGFAVALAECCIQRDAGVGAEVEIPAGARLDALLFGETQSRILLSLPQASLARIEKICEEREAPLAVLGKVGGNKMKVTVGGEVALQPAVSELRKIWRDALPEWMG
- the purF gene encoding amidophosphoribosyltransferase, whose amino-acid sequence is MRNVRIEDDRFHDECGVFGVFGHPEAAHLTYLGLHALQHRGQESAGIVSSDGARLFAERGMGHVGKVFTKAHLERLVGNMAIGHVRYSTAGESKLINAQPLRIESHRGEMAIGHNGNLVNAARVRGELERSGSIFQTTSDTEVVLHLIARSQAETLEEAIVDALKQVEGAFSLVFLFPGKLIAVRDPRGFRPLSLGRLGSATLVTSESCALDLIDAEFVRDIKPGEMIVVTEDGTASYHPFPEAAPAPCIFEYVYFARPDSQLYGRSVNLVRKRLGRELAIEQPADADLVVPVPDSGVSAALGYSEQSGIPFELALVRNHYIGRTFIEPRQSIRHFGVKLKLNPVRHLIAGKRIILVDDSIVRGTTSRKIVAMVRAAGAREIHMRISCPPTTGPCHYGIDTPRRSELIASSQSVQEICGFIQADSLGYLSREGMYRAVGDPQSTFCDACYTGNYPVPVPRDARSGVRGVVRNGVKSR